A single Lactuca sativa cultivar Salinas chromosome 8, Lsat_Salinas_v11, whole genome shotgun sequence DNA region contains:
- the LOC111885754 gene encoding thioredoxin H-type: MGICFSSTHNDGDESDHNAEFAGGNVTLVSSKDAWDQKLSEAKKDHKIVIANFSASWCGPCRMIAPYYIELSEKHPSLMFLSVDVDELTDFSTQWDIKATPTFFFLRNGEQFDKLVGANKPELLKKINAIVDSEPPRHAV, from the exons ATGGGGATATGCTTCTCTTCG ACACATAATGATGGAGATGAGTCCGATCATAATGCCGAATTTGCTGGAGGTAACGTGACCCTTGTCTCTTCCAAGGATGCTTGGGATCAAAAGCTCTCAGAAGCAAAGAAGGATCACAAAATA GTGATTGCCAACTTTAGTGCATCTTGGTGTGGGCCATGTAGAATGATTGCACCATACTACATTGAGTTATCTGAGAAACACCCGTCGCTTATGTTTTTATCCGTAGATGTTGATGAATTAACC GATTTTAGCACACAATGGGACATAAAAGCTACTCCAACGTTTTTCTTCCTTAGAAATGGAGAGCAATTCGATAAACTTGTGGGAGCAAACAAGCCCGAGCTCTTGAAAAAGATTAATGCCATTGTGGATTCAGAGCCTCCTCGTCATGCTGTGTAA